One segment of bacterium DNA contains the following:
- a CDS encoding SDR family oxidoreductase codes for MLQQILQPRGCHQRTHPRQFRSIDGRPAGAQHRGDRPRRRARPRIAESPAVKGVIITGAAGGIGRAIAHLLARQASWNLILCDLDEVGLRESASLLGDAPHSVYPLDVADAAQVAGLFEGLKGRELYALVNNAGIYPAKKPLDYTPEEIQRVLSVNLAGAIHFSQRFFAHMQDQQGEAVIVNMASVTAFGGSSDIVYGASKAGLVGLTKSCALTFAPNIRVNAVAPTLVETRMLAQVPPERIQHYRETELIQKPLTAQAVAESVLYLLSPSARHCTGTVLDINNGCYLR; via the coding sequence ATATTACAGCAAATTCTCCAACCCCGTGGATGCCATCAACGAACTCATCCGCGACAATTTCGATCAATTGATGGACGACCCGCAGGTGCGCAGCATCGTGGAGACCGGCCGCGCCGGCGTGCGCGTCCGCGCATTGCCGAAAGCCCGGCGGTGAAGGGCGTCATCATCACCGGCGCAGCGGGCGGCATCGGCCGCGCCATTGCGCACTTACTCGCCCGCCAGGCATCCTGGAACCTCATCCTCTGTGATCTGGACGAGGTAGGCCTGCGCGAATCCGCATCCCTGCTGGGCGATGCCCCGCATTCCGTCTACCCGCTGGATGTGGCCGACGCCGCCCAGGTCGCCGGGCTGTTTGAAGGCCTGAAGGGCAGGGAGCTGTATGCGTTGGTCAATAACGCGGGCATCTATCCCGCCAAAAAACCGCTTGATTACACCCCAGAGGAAATCCAGCGTGTGCTGTCGGTCAACCTTGCCGGCGCCATCCATTTCAGCCAGAGATTCTTCGCCCACATGCAAGATCAGCAGGGCGAGGCCGTCATCGTCAACATGGCCTCCGTCACCGCCTTCGGCGGAAGTTCAGATATCGTCTACGGCGCCAGCAAGGCCGGGCTGGTGGGCCTCACCAAAAGCTGCGCGCTCACCTTTGCGCCCAACATCCGTGTCAACGCCGTCGCGCCAACCCTGGTGGAAACCCGCATGCTCGCGCAGGTGCCGCCGGAGCGTATTCAACATTACCGTGAAACGGAACTCATCCAGAAACCCCTGACGGCCCAGGCCGTGGCGGAATCGGTGCTGTACTTATTGTCGCCCTCAGCGCGTCACTGCACGGGCACGGTGCTTGACATCAACAACGGGTGCTACCTTCGCTAA
- a CDS encoding CarD family transcriptional regulator, translated as MAKPAAEKKSQDVTFVVNQYVVYPAHGVGRITAIENQEIGGMKLEVFVIYFEKDRMTLRVPVNRAAKAGLRPLSSGNDITKAMTTLQGKAKAAKGMWSRRAQEYEAKINSGNIVSIAEVVRDLHKNIEQPDRSYSERMIYESALNRLTYEVAAAENMDHTAAAEKVIGVLKKANNAAVA; from the coding sequence ATGGCTAAACCTGCCGCCGAAAAGAAAAGTCAGGACGTTACGTTCGTCGTCAATCAGTACGTCGTTTACCCGGCCCATGGCGTAGGTCGCATCACCGCCATCGAAAACCAGGAAATTGGCGGAATGAAGCTGGAAGTCTTTGTTATTTATTTCGAAAAAGACCGCATGACCCTTCGCGTGCCCGTTAATCGCGCCGCCAAAGCCGGTCTGCGCCCGCTCTCCAGTGGCAACGATATCACCAAAGCCATGACCACCCTGCAGGGCAAGGCCAAGGCTGCCAAAGGCATGTGGAGCCGCCGCGCCCAGGAGTATGAGGCAAAAATCAACTCTGGCAACATCGTCTCCATCGCCGAAGTGGTTCGCGACCTGCACAAAAACATCGAGCAGCCGGACCGTTCCTACAGCGAACGCATGATCTATGAATCCGCCCTCAACCGCCTGACCTACGAAGTCGCCGCGGCTGAGAACATGGACCACACCGCCGCCGCCGAAAAGGTGATCGGCGTGCTGAAAAAGGCCAATAACGCCGCCGTTGCGTAA
- the lpxA gene encoding acyl-ACP--UDP-N-acetylglucosamine O-acyltransferase — protein sequence MPMIHPTAVVAPEARIADNVRIGAFCVVGPEVTLDEGVELKSHVVVEGKSHIGARTVIYPFAAIGHAPQDLKYKGEASSLTVGADCMIREYVTIHPGTSGDKMHTEIGHHCLLMVGVHVAHDCVVGNYVIMANNATLAGHVHVGDHVVIGGLSAIHQFVRIGAHAMIGGMSGIEHDVIPYGSAMGERANLAGLNLVGLKRRGFSRESIHQLRHAYKALFESDGTLGSRLERAQKEFADQPEVMELIRFMTNDSSRSYCVPKPHAA from the coding sequence GTGCCCATGATCCATCCCACTGCCGTTGTCGCCCCCGAGGCCAGGATTGCGGATAATGTCCGTATCGGCGCGTTCTGTGTCGTCGGCCCCGAAGTCACACTGGATGAAGGCGTGGAGCTGAAATCCCATGTGGTGGTGGAAGGCAAGAGCCATATCGGCGCGCGTACGGTCATTTACCCGTTCGCGGCCATCGGCCATGCACCGCAGGATCTGAAATATAAGGGCGAGGCCTCCAGCCTTACCGTTGGGGCGGATTGCATGATCCGCGAATATGTCACCATCCATCCCGGCACGTCGGGCGACAAGATGCACACCGAAATCGGCCATCACTGCCTGCTGATGGTGGGCGTGCATGTGGCGCATGACTGCGTGGTGGGCAATTACGTCATCATGGCCAACAATGCCACGCTGGCGGGACATGTGCATGTGGGCGACCATGTGGTGATCGGTGGGCTTTCGGCCATTCACCAGTTCGTGCGCATCGGCGCGCATGCGATGATCGGCGGTATGTCGGGCATTGAGCATGACGTGATCCCTTACGGCTCGGCCATGGGGGAGCGCGCCAACCTGGCGGGGCTGAACCTGGTGGGGCTGAAGCGCCGCGGCTTTTCGCGCGAATCCATCCACCAGCTGCGCCATGCCTACAAGGCGCTGTTTGAAAGCGACGGCACGCTTGGCAGCAGGCTGGAGCGCGCGCAGAAAGAATTCGCCGACCAGCCGGAAGTGATGGAACTGATCCGCTTCATGACGAATGATTCCTCGCGTTCCTATTGCGTTCCCAAACCCCACGCGGCCTGA
- a CDS encoding DUF1009 domain-containing protein, giving the protein MEMAMASASTAVIAPDLSTDIPVGVVAGSGELPRMVVERFQRDKRPFMVVAFQNETHPETVIGVPHVWLTPDKLGTGIRELKHQGYRNLVMVGRVARPELTSLTPDFSTVRLLYRLLKSRRAGDDAVLAQVVGFMEDRGFTVHGVQEVMPDVVAPQGVMGSVAPDARAQADVALGIEVAKHMGPYDIGQAVVVQGARVLAVEAAEGTDQMLSRIAPLQNKTPGGVLVKLSKPSQDIRVDLPAVGPETVRNAAKAGLRGIALEAGRSIMIRREAMIAEANRLGLFLYGVKS; this is encoded by the coding sequence ATGGAGATGGCAATGGCATCCGCAAGCACCGCCGTCATCGCACCTGACCTGTCCACCGACATTCCGGTGGGTGTGGTGGCCGGCAGCGGCGAGCTGCCGCGCATGGTGGTGGAGCGATTCCAGCGCGACAAGCGGCCCTTTATGGTGGTGGCATTCCAGAACGAGACGCACCCGGAAACGGTGATCGGCGTGCCGCATGTGTGGCTGACGCCGGACAAGCTCGGCACGGGCATCCGAGAACTGAAGCATCAGGGTTACCGTAATCTGGTGATGGTCGGGCGCGTCGCACGGCCGGAACTCACCAGCCTGACGCCGGATTTTTCCACCGTGCGGCTGCTTTACCGGCTGCTGAAAAGCCGCCGCGCGGGCGACGATGCCGTATTGGCGCAGGTGGTCGGCTTCATGGAAGACCGCGGCTTCACCGTGCACGGCGTGCAGGAAGTGATGCCCGATGTGGTGGCCCCGCAGGGCGTGATGGGCAGCGTGGCGCCGGATGCGCGCGCGCAGGCGGATGTGGCGCTGGGCATTGAGGTGGCCAAGCATATGGGCCCCTATGATATCGGCCAGGCGGTGGTGGTTCAGGGCGCGCGCGTGCTGGCGGTGGAAGCCGCCGAAGGCACGGACCAGATGCTGTCGCGCATCGCGCCGCTTCAGAATAAAACCCCAGGCGGCGTGCTGGTGAAGCTCAGCAAGCCGAGCCAGGATATTCGTGTGGACCTTCCCGCCGTGGGACCGGAGACGGTGCGCAATGCCGCCAAGGCGGGGCTGAGAGGCATCGCGCTGGAAGCGGGCCGCTCCATCATGATCCGCCGCGAGGCGATGATTGCCGAGGCCAACCGGCTTGGGCTGTTTTTGTATGGGGTTAAATCGTGA
- a CDS encoding glycosyltransferase, giving the protein MRTCPCSLLRRAANSILSALRCSRSAATLRFDAQRNPVFASSQREHGQVLRAHVLNVLFNTGLGGVEQAFLDTCVALKAEDIHVTALARPDAAMLPVLKEAGVDMITSRWIGHRWAARVPFLPCWLAGKWKRFGFTHVLAHNARALPLLKRLFGSLPLVAMSHGSDKGFGAATRVLAVNGRLAERLRAALPGMKVDVLPNMIVEVPPLVAHRPNMPPVIGTLARLSARGEKGVDMLLQALGLLAARGVGFKAVIGGDGPDRDALEAEAARLGLAGKLEFVGWVKDRDAFYRQVDVYCLPSHHEAFGLVLLESMAHGVPIAATMCDGPLDILHDGKSALLCPVGDATAMADALERLVADEALRRQLAAAAHADVQQYRMDVVGKKLAAFVAEA; this is encoded by the coding sequence ATGAGAACCTGCCCATGCTCTCTACTGCGACGGGCTGCAAACAGCATTCTTTCTGCGCTTCGATGCTCACGTAGCGCTGCTACGCTCCGCTTCGATGCTCAAAGAAATCCTGTTTTCGCCTCGTCGCAGCGAGAGCATGGGCAGGTTCTACGGGCGCATGTATTGAATGTGCTGTTCAATACCGGGCTGGGCGGGGTGGAACAGGCGTTTCTCGATACATGCGTGGCGCTAAAGGCAGAGGACATCCATGTGACGGCACTGGCACGGCCGGATGCGGCCATGCTGCCGGTGCTGAAGGAAGCGGGGGTGGATATGATCACCTCGCGCTGGATAGGCCATCGCTGGGCGGCGCGGGTGCCGTTTTTGCCGTGCTGGCTGGCGGGAAAATGGAAGCGCTTCGGGTTTACGCATGTGCTGGCGCATAATGCGCGGGCGTTGCCGTTGCTGAAACGGCTATTCGGTAGTTTGCCGCTGGTTGCCATGAGCCATGGGAGCGACAAAGGGTTTGGCGCGGCCACGCGGGTGCTGGCAGTAAATGGCAGGCTGGCGGAGCGGTTGCGTGCCGCCCTGCCGGGGATGAAGGTGGATGTGCTGCCGAATATGATTGTGGAGGTGCCGCCGCTGGTGGCGCACAGGCCGAACATGCCCCCTGTTATCGGTACGCTGGCAAGGTTGAGCGCACGCGGGGAAAAAGGCGTGGACATGCTGCTGCAGGCTTTAGGTCTGCTGGCGGCGCGCGGGGTGGGGTTCAAGGCTGTCATCGGCGGTGACGGGCCGGACAGGGACGCGCTGGAGGCAGAGGCCGCGCGGCTTGGGCTGGCGGGGAAGCTGGAATTTGTAGGATGGGTGAAGGACCGGGACGCGTTTTACCGGCAGGTGGATGTCTATTGTCTGCCGTCGCATCACGAGGCGTTCGGGCTGGTGTTGCTGGAATCGATGGCGCATGGGGTACCGATAGCGGCAACCATGTGTGACGGGCCGCTGGATATTCTGCATGATGGCAAGAGCGCCCTGCTCTGTCCCGTTGGTGATGCGACGGCCATGGCGGATGCATTGGAACGGCTGGTGGCGGATGAAGCGCTGCGCAGGCAATTGGCGGCGGCGGCGCATGCGGATGTTCAGCAGTATCGGATGGATGTGGTTGGGAAGAAACTTGCGGCGTTTGTTGCGGAGGCCTGA
- a CDS encoding AEC family transporter produces the protein MDLFQTLLIKLIPLYILMGLGFVAGRFLKVDSHSIARLMMYVIVPFVFFTGISRMEMSPSLMLVPVVGYAIASTMGLGAYAVAKRIYGDNRANIIGLASGTANIGYFGLPVAMMLFDKQGVGIYLLGIIGNVLYENSFGFYLTARGAHDAREALRRTVRMPSLHAAILGILASALHWQPWGVITDTASYFTGTYTVLGMMMIGLGLAGLEHFRVDVRFTGLLFLIKFAGWPLLTSAVILLDNSVLHLFDEAVHHAMLLVSFMPLSANSVAIASLLNCQPQRMATAVLISTFVALVYVPLMVGLFIQ, from the coding sequence ATGGATTTATTTCAAACTTTACTCATCAAGCTCATTCCCCTCTACATCCTTATGGGTCTGGGCTTTGTGGCCGGGCGGTTTTTGAAGGTGGACAGCCACTCCATCGCGCGGCTGATGATGTATGTGATCGTGCCGTTCGTGTTTTTCACGGGTATCAGCCGCATGGAGATGTCTCCCTCGCTCATGCTGGTGCCGGTGGTAGGCTATGCGATTGCCAGCACGATGGGGTTGGGTGCGTATGCGGTGGCGAAGCGGATTTATGGCGACAACAGGGCCAATATCATCGGGCTGGCATCGGGCACGGCGAATATCGGCTATTTCGGGCTGCCGGTGGCGATGATGCTGTTCGATAAGCAGGGTGTGGGGATTTACCTGCTCGGCATCATCGGCAACGTGCTTTATGAGAACAGCTTCGGATTTTACCTGACGGCGCGCGGGGCGCATGATGCGCGCGAGGCATTGCGGCGCACGGTGCGTATGCCCTCGCTGCATGCGGCGATCCTCGGCATCCTTGCCAGTGCGTTGCATTGGCAGCCGTGGGGAGTGATTACGGATACGGCCAGTTATTTCACGGGAACCTACACGGTGCTGGGCATGATGATGATCGGGCTTGGGCTGGCGGGGCTGGAGCATTTCCGCGTGGATGTGAGGTTCACGGGGTTGCTGTTCCTCATCAAATTCGCCGGGTGGCCGCTGTTGACCAGTGCGGTGATCCTGCTCGACAACAGCGTGCTGCATCTGTTTGACGAGGCGGTGCATCATGCGATGCTGCTCGTTTCCTTCATGCCGCTTTCGGCCAACAGCGTGGCCATTGCCAGCCTGCTTAACTGCCAGCCGCAGCGCATGGCGACCGCGGTGCTTATCAGCACATTTGTGGCGCTGGTGTATGTGCCGTTGATGGTGGGGCTGTTCATCCAATGA
- the fabZ gene encoding 3-hydroxyacyl-ACP dehydratase FabZ, translating to MNVSVITIEEIMPLLPHRYPFLLVDRVLEIEPGERIVALKNVTFNEPFFPGHFPGRPIMPGVMIIEAMAQASAIMVGKTFGDKHDKLVYFMSIDSAKFRKPVTPGDSMELHVSKVQNRGAVWKCTGQAIVAGQKVAEADFSAMIVDKKDA from the coding sequence ATGAACGTGAGCGTTATTACCATTGAAGAGATCATGCCATTGCTGCCGCACCGCTACCCGTTTCTGCTGGTGGACCGCGTGCTGGAAATCGAACCGGGCGAGCGCATCGTGGCGCTGAAAAACGTGACCTTCAACGAGCCTTTCTTCCCAGGCCATTTTCCGGGCCGCCCGATCATGCCGGGCGTGATGATCATTGAAGCGATGGCCCAGGCCAGCGCCATCATGGTGGGCAAGACATTCGGCGACAAGCACGACAAGCTGGTCTATTTCATGAGCATCGACAGCGCAAAGTTTCGTAAGCCGGTGACTCCTGGCGATTCCATGGAGCTGCATGTATCCAAAGTACAGAACCGCGGCGCGGTATGGAAATGCACCGGTCAGGCCATTGTGGCCGGGCAGAAGGTAGCCGAGGCCGATTTCTCCGCCATGATCGTTGATAAGAAAGACGCGTAA
- a CDS encoding deoxyhypusine synthase — translation MTAVQKKNAPQSSKVGPEAKRKSELLANVVEHIDIKSFDARPIIDSYRKMSFTSRDLARAADIYNMMLEEKDCTIFLSVAGSTSAGGCMDLYADLIKHNMIDGIIATGATIVDMDFFEGLGFKHYQGSPAIDDRELRDLYIDRIYDTYIDEEDLQACDGTILEIADSLEPRPYSSREFIREMGKYLTQKGKKENSLVKLAYEYDVPIFCPAFTDSSAGFGLVMHQVKNPKSHMSIDSIKDFRELTELKIKSGESGLLMIGGGVPKNFVQDTVVCAELLGHDSPMHKYAIQITVADVRDGACSSSTLKEACSWGKVDVTYEQMVYAEATSVLPLLASDAYHRGAWKKRPQRKLAKLLV, via the coding sequence ATGACTGCTGTACAAAAAAAGAACGCCCCCCAATCAAGTAAGGTTGGCCCGGAGGCAAAACGCAAAAGCGAGCTGCTCGCTAACGTGGTGGAGCATATCGACATCAAAAGCTTTGATGCGCGCCCCATCATCGACAGCTATCGCAAAATGTCCTTCACCTCGCGTGATCTGGCCCGTGCTGCCGACATCTATAACATGATGCTGGAAGAAAAGGATTGCACCATCTTCCTGTCCGTGGCGGGTTCCACCTCCGCCGGCGGCTGCATGGACCTTTATGCCGACCTGATCAAACACAACATGATCGACGGCATCATCGCCACCGGTGCCACCATTGTGGACATGGACTTCTTCGAAGGCCTGGGCTTCAAGCATTATCAAGGCTCCCCGGCCATTGACGACCGCGAACTGCGTGACCTCTACATCGACCGTATTTATGATACCTACATCGATGAGGAAGACCTGCAGGCCTGCGATGGCACGATCCTCGAAATCGCCGACAGCCTCGAGCCGCGCCCCTATTCCTCGCGCGAATTCATCCGCGAAATGGGCAAATACCTGACGCAGAAGGGCAAGAAGGAAAACTCCCTCGTCAAGCTCGCCTATGAGTATGACGTGCCCATCTTCTGCCCTGCATTCACCGATTCCAGCGCCGGTTTCGGCCTGGTGATGCACCAGGTGAAGAACCCCAAAAGCCACATGTCCATTGATTCCATCAAGGACTTTCGCGAGCTGACCGAGCTGAAGATCAAGTCCGGCGAATCCGGCCTGCTGATGATCGGCGGCGGCGTGCCCAAAAACTTCGTGCAGGACACGGTGGTGTGCGCCGAGCTGCTGGGCCATGATTCCCCCATGCACAAATACGCCATCCAGATCACGGTGGCCGACGTGCGCGACGGTGCCTGCAGCTCCTCCACGCTGAAGGAAGCCTGCTCCTGGGGCAAGGTGGACGTGACCTATGAACAGATGGTCTATGCCGAAGCCACCAGCGTGCTGCCGCTGCTCGCCAGCGATGCCTACCATCGCGGCGCCTGGAAAAAGCGCCCGCAGCGCAAGCTCGCCAAGCTGCTGGTCTAA
- a CDS encoding EAL domain-containing protein, whose protein sequence is MKPAANISASKELSWLHHALTAAQMAVFEWDIKTGELHWSENAADVLSLPNMLAVQKASQFEAMIGDERLPAVQGKRFVPPKTPAMGRGKKKPSAHYTCEYSLKLPNGRHAYVHENGTRVCDGKGNVLKIIATLTPRLVSDIDVSSSALIQSALQEAYHYPLVFMEALQKALQSSMKTQKGALLVVSIENMPMIISGYGHLSAEQIVLELEEKMRAAIGKHDELFRIQRDQFAIIFNKSDKNTMIAKTREINLMLKRFGMSSSIQPLHVVPAVGCVMLAEVCEGGQASVLDVIDHAYITLKASHGEAMGFPEDASENRAASIKQMEMATYVHSAIHSDRLQLAYQPVIHAKTGKIAHYECLLRLRGEDGRVTSAGALIPVAERMGIINIIDQLVLEMVVEDMMRDPSVVLAFNISNLTTNDSEWLDSFTKVLEASPEIAHRMIVEITETAAQRDLGETAYFVAAIQAMGCRVALDDFGSGYTSFRQLKGLSCDMIKIDGSFIRELPGNADNRFFVKTLLDFTQGFGLEAVAEMVENGETAKILMDLGVEYMQGYYFGMPENERNWIKSSS, encoded by the coding sequence GTGAAACCCGCCGCGAATATCAGCGCCAGCAAGGAATTATCGTGGCTGCACCATGCCCTGACGGCCGCGCAAATGGCCGTATTCGAGTGGGATATCAAAACCGGTGAGCTTCACTGGTCCGAAAATGCCGCCGATGTCCTCAGCCTCCCCAACATGCTCGCCGTGCAGAAAGCCTCCCAGTTCGAGGCCATGATCGGCGATGAACGCCTTCCCGCCGTGCAGGGCAAACGCTTCGTGCCGCCCAAAACCCCAGCTATGGGGAGGGGCAAGAAAAAGCCCTCCGCCCATTATACCTGCGAATACAGCCTCAAGCTGCCCAACGGCCGCCATGCCTATGTGCATGAAAACGGCACCCGCGTGTGCGACGGCAAAGGCAATGTCCTCAAAATCATCGCCACCCTCACGCCCCGCCTCGTGTCGGATATCGATGTTTCCTCCAGCGCCCTCATCCAAAGCGCCCTGCAGGAAGCCTACCATTACCCGCTGGTCTTCATGGAAGCACTGCAGAAGGCCCTGCAATCCAGCATGAAAACCCAAAAGGGCGCCCTATTGGTCGTCTCTATCGAGAACATGCCGATGATCATCAGCGGCTACGGTCACCTGAGCGCCGAGCAGATCGTGCTGGAACTGGAAGAGAAGATGCGCGCCGCCATCGGCAAGCATGACGAGCTTTTCCGCATCCAGCGCGACCAGTTCGCCATCATCTTCAACAAATCCGACAAGAATACGATGATCGCCAAAACGCGTGAGATCAACCTGATGCTCAAGCGCTTTGGCATGTCCTCCAGCATTCAGCCACTGCATGTGGTGCCTGCGGTTGGCTGCGTCATGCTGGCGGAAGTCTGCGAAGGTGGCCAGGCCAGCGTGCTCGATGTCATCGATCATGCTTACATCACGCTCAAAGCCAGCCATGGCGAGGCGATGGGCTTCCCCGAGGATGCCTCCGAGAACCGCGCCGCCTCCATCAAGCAGATGGAAATGGCCACCTACGTGCACAGCGCCATCCATTCCGACCGCTTGCAACTTGCCTATCAGCCCGTGATCCATGCCAAAACGGGTAAGATCGCCCATTACGAATGCCTGCTCCGCCTGCGCGGGGAGGATGGCCGCGTCACTTCCGCCGGTGCGCTCATCCCGGTGGCGGAGCGCATGGGCATCATCAACATCATCGACCAGCTCGTGCTGGAAATGGTGGTGGAAGACATGATGCGCGACCCGAGCGTGGTGCTGGCCTTCAACATCTCCAACCTCACCACCAATGATTCCGAATGGCTCGACAGCTTCACCAAGGTGCTGGAAGCCTCACCTGAAATCGCCCACCGCATGATTGTGGAGATCACCGAAACCGCCGCCCAGCGCGACCTGGGCGAAACCGCCTATTTCGTCGCCGCCATTCAGGCCATGGGTTGCCGCGTGGCGCTGGATGATTTCGGCTCCGGCTACACGTCGTTCCGCCAGCTCAAGGGCCTCTCCTGCGACATGATAAAAATTGACGGCTCCTTCATCCGCGAACTTCCCGGCAACGCCGATAACCGCTTTTTCGTCAAAACCCTGCTGGATTTCACCCAGGGCTTCGGCCTCGAAGCCGTAGCGGAGATGGTCGAAAACGGCGAAACCGCCAAAATCCTCATGGATCTCGGCGTGGAATACATGCAGGGCTATTATTTCGGCATGCCGGAAAACGAACGCAACTGGATCAAATCCAGCAGCTAG
- a CDS encoding tRNA-binding protein — MNTISWSDFEKVALRAGTVVKAEPFPEAKKPAYKLWVDFGPELGVKCSSVQITQLYGVEELVGKQIIGVVNFPPKKIGPFTSEFLVTGLYRENGDVVLAVPDKPVQNGAKLG, encoded by the coding sequence ATTAACACCATTTCCTGGTCCGATTTCGAGAAGGTCGCCCTCCGCGCAGGCACGGTGGTGAAGGCCGAGCCGTTTCCGGAAGCCAAAAAGCCTGCCTACAAACTCTGGGTCGATTTCGGGCCGGAACTGGGCGTGAAATGCTCCAGCGTCCAGATCACCCAGCTTTATGGGGTGGAAGAGCTCGTCGGCAAGCAGATCATCGGCGTGGTCAACTTCCCCCCCAAGAAGATCGGCCCCTTCACGTCGGAGTTCCTCGTCACCGGCCTCTACCGCGAAAATGGCGACGTGGTGCTGGCCGTGCCGGACAAGCCGGTTCAGAACGGTGCAAAACTGGGTTGA
- the lpxB gene encoding lipid-A-disaccharide synthase: MTCYLIAGESSGDILGARLMEALRCKEPSIQFYGVGGERMNEAGLVSLFPIHDIAVMGFVEIIPGLPRIFKRLKQTIADIRDKKPDVLITIDAPGFNRRIAEAMQPERRQGKMKLLHYVAPSVWAYRPERAKRLAGLYDMLLALLPFEPDYFEREGLSTKFVGHPVVEDTLQGNGAAFRRRHELGETQPLLCLLPGSRRGELKRHMPLFAKTVALLKQQIPDLAVAMLAAPGMAPDVKNWPVRPILVSRREKADLFDACNVALAKSGTVTMELAVARLPMVVTYKVSSTSARMMRKMMKMPWVNLVNILLKQSIIPEKIQEDATPETLAQAVLTLWNDKDAQQAQLQGMQQALGMLMPEGATPSEAAADAVLAKVAPVVDVKHRARAVTR, translated from the coding sequence ATCACCTGTTACCTGATTGCGGGTGAAAGCTCGGGCGATATCCTGGGCGCCAGGCTGATGGAAGCGCTCCGCTGCAAAGAGCCAAGCATCCAGTTTTACGGCGTGGGCGGCGAGCGCATGAACGAGGCCGGGCTGGTGAGCCTGTTTCCCATCCATGACATCGCCGTGATGGGATTTGTGGAAATCATCCCCGGATTGCCGCGTATTTTCAAACGGCTGAAACAGACGATTGCCGATATCCGTGACAAGAAACCGGATGTGCTGATCACCATCGATGCGCCCGGTTTCAACCGCCGCATTGCCGAAGCCATGCAGCCCGAGCGGCGGCAGGGGAAAATGAAGCTGCTGCATTATGTGGCGCCTTCCGTCTGGGCTTACCGGCCTGAGCGAGCCAAACGGCTAGCGGGGCTTTACGACATGCTGCTGGCGCTGCTGCCGTTTGAGCCGGACTATTTTGAACGGGAAGGATTGAGCACGAAATTTGTCGGGCACCCGGTAGTGGAAGACACATTGCAGGGCAATGGCGCGGCCTTTCGCCGCCGGCATGAGCTGGGCGAAACGCAGCCCCTGCTCTGCCTGCTGCCAGGCAGCCGCCGGGGCGAGCTGAAGCGCCATATGCCGTTGTTTGCTAAAACGGTGGCGCTGCTGAAGCAGCAGATACCCGACCTTGCAGTGGCCATGCTGGCCGCGCCGGGCATGGCGCCGGATGTGAAGAACTGGCCGGTGCGGCCCATTCTGGTAAGCCGCCGTGAAAAGGCCGATCTCTTCGACGCCTGCAACGTAGCACTCGCCAAATCCGGCACGGTGACGATGGAGCTGGCCGTGGCGCGGTTGCCGATGGTGGTGACCTACAAGGTAAGCAGCACCAGCGCGCGCATGATGCGCAAGATGATGAAAATGCCCTGGGTGAACCTGGTGAATATTCTGCTGAAGCAATCCATCATCCCGGAAAAAATCCAGGAAGACGCCACGCCGGAGACACTGGCGCAGGCCGTGCTTACACTCTGGAACGACAAAGATGCGCAGCAGGCGCAGCTGCAGGGGATGCAGCAGGCGCTCGGCATGCTGATGCCGGAAGGTGCGACGCCCAGCGAAGCCGCCGCCGATGCGGTGTTAGCGAAGGTAGCACCCGTTGTTGATGTCAAGCACCGTGCCCGTGCAGTGACGCGCTGA